A part of Onthophagus taurus isolate NC chromosome 7, IU_Otau_3.0, whole genome shotgun sequence genomic DNA contains:
- the LOC139430477 gene encoding arginine and glutamate-rich protein 1-like: MSERKTRGRTLSKTDEIEREERSLSRTTTVTHDIGDTGEETTPKLSTSKDKKEEEQTSKGTSIEEMMIKFMEENRRINEENQKRIDGKLQKLNEENRKINEDNKIRDENNRVINEENLRKLNEENKIINEENLRRINEEITTKIIDENKRMRDENKKLNEENRTLIVENLNN, from the coding sequence ATGTCCGAGAGAAAGACTAGGGGAAGAACTTTATCAAAAACTGACGAAATAGAGAGGGAAGAAAGATCTTTGAGTAGAACCACAACGGTAACTCATGACATCGGAGACACAGGTGAAGAAACAACACCGAAACTTTCGACAtctaaagataaaaaagagGAAGAACAAACAAGTAAAGGTACGTCTATAGAGGAGAtgatgattaaatttatggaagaaaataGGAGAATAAATGAAGAGAATCAAAAAAGAATCGatggaaaattacaaaaattaaatgaagaaaatcgaaaaataaatgaagatAACAAAATAAGAGATGAAAATAATAGAGtaataaatgaagaaaatctaagaaaattaaatgaagagaacaaaatcataaatgaagaaaatttgagaagaataaatgaagaaataacaactaaaataatagatgaaaacaaaagaatgaGAGACGAAAATAAGAAactaaatgaagaaaatagaACATTAATAGtagaaaacttaaataattaa